GATGATGACACCGAGGCTGGCCAGCGTCGGGATGGTCGGCACATGCACGGGTTCGCCACCGTTGATGAACGGCAGCTCGTTCTCGTGCAGGGCGTGCAGCACCAGCTTCACGCCGATGAAGCCGAGGATGAACGACAGCCCCTGGGACAGGTAGACCAGCCGCTTGAGCAGATCGCCGAGCAGGAAGTACAGCTGGCGCAGACCCATCAGTGCGAACACGTTGGCCGTGAAGACCAGGTAGGGCTCCTGGGTCAGGCCGTAGATGGCCGGGATCGAGTCCAGCGCGAACAGCAGGTCGGTGGTGCCCAGCGCGATGATCACCAGGAACATCGGGGTGATGACGCGCTTGGAGTTCTCCTTGACGGTGAGCTTGAGCCCGTGCCATTTGTCGGTGGTGTTCAGGTAGTTGCGCGCGAACCGGACGACACCGTTCTCACCGTCGTCGTCGTGGTCGGTGTCCTTGGCCAGCTTGATGGCGGTGTAGATGAGGAAGGCACCGAAGATGTAGAACACCCACGAGAACTGTTCGATGGCGACGGCGCCGAGCGCGATGAAGATGCCGCGGAAGATCAGCGCCAGGATGATGCCGACCAGCAACGCCTGCTGTTGGTAGATCCGCGGCACCTTGAAGCTGGCCATGATGATCAAGAAGATGAACAGGTTGTCCACCGAGAGGCTGTACTCGGTGAGCCATCCGGCAAAGAATTCGACACCGTACTGGCTGCCGTGGAACGTCCAGGTCCAGATGCCGAAGGCGATCGCGAGACCGACG
The sequence above is drawn from the Mycolicibacterium neoaurum VKM Ac-1815D genome and encodes:
- a CDS encoding TerC family protein, which gives rise to MNVSTLEWGITLAVTLGVLLVDILVFGRRPHEPSTRETSIALTFYVGLAIAFGIWTWTFHGSQYGVEFFAGWLTEYSLSVDNLFIFLIIMASFKVPRIYQQQALLVGIILALIFRGIFIALGAVAIEQFSWVFYIFGAFLIYTAIKLAKDTDHDDDGENGVVRFARNYLNTTDKWHGLKLTVKENSKRVITPMFLVIIALGTTDLLFALDSIPAIYGLTQEPYLVFTANVFALMGLRQLYFLLGDLLKRLVYLSQGLSFILGFIGVKLVLHALHENELPFINGGEPVHVPTIPTLASLGVIIVTLVITTVASLYKTRVVDKKNDEPSKQKTD